cacaaaaatacaatatttagacccttgacacaattttaaacgtccatccatccatctgcaaccgcttatcccgttaggggtcgcgggggggctggagccgatcccagccgacattgggcgaaggcagggtacaccctggacaggtcgccagtccatcgcagggctgacatagagacagacaaccattcacgctcacactcacacctacgggcaatttagagtccacaattaacctgcatgtctttggactgtgggaggaaaccggagtacccagagtaaacccacgccaacacggggagaacatgcaaactccacacagaagggtcccaagccggattcgaacctgcaaccctctagctgtgaggcgccagtgctaaccactgcaccaccgagcacaattttaaacgtaaacattctaaatgtgtcccagtttatttcctgttgcagtgtatgcgaatgatatcagctgacaggaagtacacatggacccaagttgttgcctagcaacgtaattctgttgcaattccgtcaaaatgcgctaaaatggagcgtttcagacagagggtaaatacaggtatattcaggtagactatgaggaaaataaagttttgttttttttattacagcatgtaaagatGTTCTAGTAGTAACACaaagtatgaatctgaaaatgagcaagatatgggacctttaaaacaaacattgtCTCATTCAGTATATAAGATAACCAGTTTCTACATTTGTGAGCCAATGTTAGAGGAAAAAAGTAGTAAATTCCTTCTAATGGAAATGATTTAGCTGACCTCATTCTGGTCTAATTTGGGCCACATCACCATGTTCATTTACATTGACTGGAACatgaaaatgatttctattTCCGAAGCCATCCCATCACATTCTTTACAGTTTAAAGCTCACGCTAAGAAGCCATGAGTGCATGAATTGCTCTGAGACTGATCAAACACCCCTGTGAATTTGAGGATGAAGACTGAATTATCAGGAGACTTGAAAGCTTCCTCTGGGCACGTTTTtactaattaaaacaaaaatagcaTGCCACGGGGGATGGTTAAACGCTTAAATTAGGTTGCTATAGGGGTAGAGGGTGCTGACAGAATACATTATCTCACAATCAGCCAAAATGGGTCACTTAAAACACTAAAtgaaaaacttaaaataaatgtggatTTAGACATCCAGGTTACACCAGTACTGCAAGTTTAGAAGTTTTTTCCATACCagcatgaaaaacaaacatctgcATGACAAAAAAACTCCTTCTTTATTTAAATAGAACAATGATTCATCAGAAATCTACTCGTTTATACATATGGAGTGGAGGTGGGTGTCTGTGTAAGCGCCGCCCATGGGTGTGGGCTTATGAGGTGTGACATACTTGAGCTGGATACAAACTAGAGCGGACTGAGAGTCTCCAGTCAGTGTTCATCACATCGAAGGACGAGACACATTTGATTTCTATCAGGTAAGAACTTTAACTGCTCATctctgttttttaaatgtagggTTATATCACATACTTCCGTGGTTAACTCTATACGCACCTGCATCGACTGTTAACTTCTGCTTTTAGCAAGTTGGTGTACACAGAACTGCAATTAGAACAATTAAGAGTCATTAAAATATATTGGATCTAATTTAAGTTTACTGATAAGTTATATGTTTTTACTTGCAGCAACTCTAAAACTTCACTTCATCTTTTACAGCAGAAAATTTCACATTTGTCTGTAATTTGAACTTTTTATGCCTCTGTTTCCTACCTCTTTAGCCTGTTTCTTGTGCTACTCTAACATGTGAATTTCACCTCTGATGATCAAAACAGACGAAGAGATCCTTAATACTTTTGCTGATATTTGGTGAATTATGAGTGGATTAATTCCTATTATCTACAATTATAGGATGTTAAAGTAATCaatcttttctttctgttatCAAATAATCGTGCACTCAAAGGACACTTCACCCAGACACTTCATTGTTCCCACATTTTTAGAACAGCATAAGTAGAAGCTGATGCTTCAGCAGGTTCAGCACTCATTAAAATccagttgagaaaataccaataGGGACCTATCTGTTGCTGCACCCTTAACTACCTCCACTCCCTTTGACAAAGACAGAGGGACAAAGAAAATGGATGAACCTCAAGACATTTTCTGTCTTATCAAACTTTCTGGATGGGTAATATCTGTCTTTTTTGGAGAGGTTGTTACTGTGTGAATAATAAAATCATGAGGTCACATCTTCTACCAAAGGCTGTAGGACAATCAGTCACTCAGGATGACGCATCAGTCCCCCACGCTCACCGAGGCGCAGAAGAGGGAGCTACATGAGACTGCTCTACGCATAGTTTCTCCAGGGAAGGGCATCCTGGCTGCAGATGAATCTGTGGGTCTGTAGCaccactttcttttctttcaactgtgaaaatgttattaatgttgCATTCAGGCAATCACACTCAACAGTCAGTTCTGTCACTGACCATCCAGTCTAAAGAGTACACAGATATTAACATCTCATATGCACTTATCACTGCAGGCAGCATGGCTAAGCGGCTGGCCCAGGTCGGCGTGGAGAACACGGAGGAGAACCGCAGACAGTACCGGCAGATTCTCTTCAGCGCAGATGATCGCATGAACAACTGCATTGGAGGGGTCATCTTCTTCCATGAGACGCTGTACCAGCACTCTGATAACGGCGTGGCCTTCGTCAAAATGATCAGGGACAGGGGCGTCATGGTCGGCGTCAAGGTGTGGCAGTTTAGTtccaaataatataaatgtggAGCACCAAATCAAACCAACCCTTGTGGTGATAGGTTGATTTTCTGATCAAATGTGTATCGTCATGGCAATGCATTCTGTACTGATTATTGGTTGTTTCTGCATGTGagaatttaaagaggacctattttgctcattttcaggtgtatatttgtatttcgggtttgtactagaacatgttcacatgctttaatgttcaagagacacattatttttctcatatggCTGGTCAGCTGGCCACTCTCTTTTGATTggtaaaccaaaccaaactctttggactcttcGGTTCCGCTCAAActaactttgtttgagggcatgccaaaccaGCCGCTAggtaggtattatgcaaatgtattacttggtgacatcaccacgttacagaagaaaaggtgggacttcaagcaaggcagttcagtagcagtgtttctgtgggggagagtaactccctttggtgtggactttgtaactttgcagaccttttacatgcacaaaaaactatctaacacactaaagaaaagtataaaagcacaaaagcacaataggtcctctttaacatcaCTTCTCTGTTCCTTATTCCTCAGGTTGACAAGGGTGTTGTCCCCCTGGCAGGAACGAGTGGAGAGACCACCACACAGGGTCAGACAAAAACACTGTTGCAATCACTCACATAACTCAGAGGAACGCATATTACAAGACAAAACGATCAATCTTTTTGAAAACCTCTTCCACAGGTCTGGATGGATTGTCAGAGCGCTGTGCGCAGTACAAAAAGGATGGAGCTGTCTTTGCAAAGTGGCGCTGTGTGCTTAAAATCAGTGACACCAATCCATCTAAACTGGCAGTCGCAGAAAATGCAAACGTTCTTGCACGCTACTCCAGCATCTGCCAGCAGGTTAGAACCCAATACTGTAAACCATGTCTATTCATTCGTTTCTGATGCCTAgtgtattgttctgataatctTGTTTTTCCTCTGCCAGCATGGCATTGTGCCCATCATAGAGCCGGAGATTTTGCCTGATGGAGATCATGACCTGAAACGCAGTCAATACATCACTGAGAAGGtgggtttcttttttcttacatACTGAAGGTATGGTTTTTCTTGAAGCTGAAGGGAAGTTCCTGTCTGCTGTGTCTTTGGTGAAAGAATCTGTGCGTTGCAGGTCTTGTCTGCGGTGTACAAGGCAATGTCGGACCACCATGTGTACCTGGAAGGCACACTCCTCAAACCCAACATGGTCACCTCTGGACACAGCTGCTCCACCAAGCACACCCCAGAGGAGGTTGCTATGGCAACCGTCACTGCCTTGCGCCGCACCGTCCCACCAGCGGTCACAGGTAACCCAGAGCGCTGTCGTGTCTGTAGAGGATTTAACTAggactgtcctcgaccaaagtaattcttagtcgactaacactcgtacGATTTTGtcaacgattagttgatttaattgacagatcgataaaactgagtttctccacaaagaatccaTAAAAGCATCACTtcaaatcttgtgtttaccagagatgtgctcataagtttcttggaactaagtcattcagcatgaaaaagcataacaaattacgactaagaccaaaacgaccaattagACAATTAATCGACGTACACACAGATTTTACACAGATGTGTTTGAAATTTGCAGCgacaaaatgaaagtaaaattaaatttttttgttcACTACAGGAGTGGCTTTTCTCTCGGGCGGTCAGAGTGAAGAAGAGGCCTCTGTCCACCTCAACGCCATGAACAACTGCCCTCTGCCCAAACCCTGGATCCTGACGTTCTCCTTCGGCCGAGCCCTGCAGGCGTCTGCACTCAAAACCTGGAGAGGACATAAAGAGAACGAGAAAGCCGCCACTGAGCAGTTCATCAAGAGAGCAGAGGTATACCTCCACTTCTAATTTCCTGCAGATAAATCACATGATCCTTATGCTTTACTTTACCACTAACCAGTTCCTAttctgtgtttctttaatgtctTCTCTGTCCACAGGCGAACAGTCTGGCGTGTCAGGGGAAGTACAATGGCGGGGATAATTACAGCGAGGCCGGCCCGCGCAGCTATGGTTCCTGTCATGCATACTGAGAAGTTTGTGGAAGCCATGTTTCAATTCGCATTGTGTTTTGCTTCCATTACCATAACAAGGATGAATTGTGATGTGGATAATTAGATTATTTCAGAATTATGACACTCATAATGATGTTACATGAAAACAAGTGACAGCGTGTTTTCTTGCCTTGACAAATGAGGACAATCAGAACATGGCCTTGGGTATTTCTAATGCGTGTTTTCAATGAGGGATGTCTGCTTTCCTTTTGTTGTGAATGTGACAGTGCCAtaactgaagctttaaaaaaatcctgCATTTAGTATCACAAATACCAACATATGCTGTAAGTAAATTGAATTTTGGCTGCAGAGCAATGACGTAGGTTTGTATTaacaaaatagtgaaaatgtctGACAtaaaatgagtgtgtgtgctttagTTTTGTTATAGTGACCATGCACAATTAGAAATACTGCAGAAACTGGGCAGAAAGCATCAGCACGGCAGTAACTTACAATACAatgtgattttgtgtgtgttgtcattCTGAATAGTATTCTCTCTAATAGTCTGATAGTGCAAATGTAAGCAATAAAACAGTGTTCAGGTTCAGTCTGGTGTGGGCGTTTTGTTTTAAGTTTATCAAAGCTTATGTGATGTCTTAATCCTGACAGGACAATAGGCCAAATAGTAAATCACAGAGTTCAAACCGTTGTGTTTCCTATGCAAGAAACCATTAGGTAACTCATTTCCCACCAACAGTTTAACTTCTTTATTCCTCTTCATCGAAaagataagagataagataagacagAACTTCACCCCGAGGGAAAGTCTTTTGCAGCAGTTGAAGCACCAAGTAGGACAAAGTGCAAATATAAAGGTGTAAGTGtataaatgtcaataaaaagaTATCCAAAATGCacagtacatacatataatatataaatatacagtatataggccTAGATATGTATGAGAAGTGGCTATGGGGGTATGTACAATATCAAATCTGAAGTACAAGTAAGTGTATAtggttaaattaaaatgttcaaTGAGTATGCCCATGTTATTGCATGTAATGTCCCATTATTGCACATTATCAATTAAAGAGCTGTAAAAATTGTAGGCCTGATCCacggagacacagagacagagagaaagagagagactaaacaaacaaagcagaacagagcagaggaaaaaaacaaggtgCTTGCATCTATACGTCCTCTAACACACTACCAATAAATGGCTACGTGATCACATGTTATTATTACACATATCTGAGGATGTGATAATGGGAATGCATGCTGGCAGTATGATTCATTTAGTAGAAGAAGTTATTTCTGCAATCTGGACTTTTCCTATATCCGATATAGGCTACCTCTTGGTTCCTccctcaaaatgttttttttttccttgtatgGGCCAATACATGATTGGAAAACTTCAAATTCAGGATTGCATTGAAACATTGAAAcgtgcattaaaggtcccatattataaaaaagtgagattttcatgtttttttattataaagcagacttgagttctatataaatactgtgaaagtatcgaaatgctcaatccacagggaaatacacacagcccgtattcagaaattctgcatttgaaacaagccgtcaggatttctgcccattcgtgatgtcacaaatatacaatatttagacccttgacacagatttaaacgtaaacattctaaacgtgtcccagtttatttttttatttaatttttgtatttttatttcaaaatgacagtatacattgtaacagcagaaaacattaaaaacatttacatacagaagaagcatagcgaagACATAAacaagagctgtgccaaacataaaaggataacagaaattaaacaaaaccaacataaaataaaaaataaaaataaaaaaaagaccacgcgagagtatgacaataatttcacttaaaaactttaaagatattgaatacattcattgtttttattgcttttttgttttgtgaggaagaaattgttgacagataaagatccatttctttcataaatacaaagaaattaggctttttttggtaaatttacacttgtgaatgtggaacttcgtgagaattaaaattaaattaataagaaaaaatgcattactgtctttgtcactgtaattgTTGCAACCAAATacaatatttctatagtacagtgcaaaatctgagaaaatgttaacaagtataaaattgttgacatctttccacaattcacgtgtaaatttacaggaccagaataaatgagagcaagtttcaggatgtgattcgcagaaggaacaatttacatctatgtcactctttaacttttGTAAGACATATTTCACTGGATAGAATCAGTGGATCAACTTAAATTACACCTCTTTTACCTTTATTTGTTAGAAGGAACTTTTGCAGTACGGACCAAACTTTCTTCCAGTCAATATCACAAACAAAATTACTCCAATAAAATGATTCTGCCGGAGTAGAAACCATGCTGTCCTGAAACAAGGCTCGTATTCTGGAGTTCATACCtctattaacaaaaaaaatgactttagcTAACGGAGATTGAATTGGATCAGGGGGCGACACTGACAAGGGCAAAGAGTGGTCAGCATTCTTCAAtaagtgtcccagtttatttcctgattGCAGTGTAtctgaatgtcatcagctgacaggaagtaaacatggaccctttgttgcaattctgtcaaaatgcactaaaatggagcgtttcagcctgagggtaaatacaggcatattcaggtcgacagtatgaggaaaataaagttttgttttttttaaacattacagaatgtaaacatgttctattagaaacacaaaatacaagtatggacctgaaaatgagcatgatatgggacctttaattaaaaataaaataaaaaataattaaagtggATTACCATTATCGGTTGCATGCTATTACGTTACTATCCAATAAATTATTTATTGTCATCCCAACTGCCATAAACCTCCTGAA
The Sebastes fasciatus isolate fSebFas1 chromosome 7, fSebFas1.pri, whole genome shotgun sequence genome window above contains:
- the LOC141770435 gene encoding fructose-bisphosphate aldolase C-like: MTHQSPTLTEAQKRELHETALRIVSPGKGILAADESVGSMAKRLAQVGVENTEENRRQYRQILFSADDRMNNCIGGVIFFHETLYQHSDNGVAFVKMIRDRGVMVGVKVDKGVVPLAGTSGETTTQGLDGLSERCAQYKKDGAVFAKWRCVLKISDTNPSKLAVAENANVLARYSSICQQHGIVPIIEPEILPDGDHDLKRSQYITEKVLSAVYKAMSDHHVYLEGTLLKPNMVTSGHSCSTKHTPEEVAMATVTALRRTVPPAVTGVAFLSGGQSEEEASVHLNAMNNCPLPKPWILTFSFGRALQASALKTWRGHKENEKAATEQFIKRAEANSLACQGKYNGGDNYSEAGPRSYGSCHAY